The Arachis duranensis cultivar V14167 chromosome 2, aradu.V14167.gnm2.J7QH, whole genome shotgun sequence genome has a window encoding:
- the LOC107473628 gene encoding uncharacterized protein LOC107473628, translating into MEAGKFLGFMITQRGVEANPEKCQAILQMKSPGSIKEVQRLAGRLASLSRFLGASATKALPFFNLMKRGIAFEWTPACEEAFQHFKEILATPPVLGKPKEGEPLYLYLAITGETLASVLVREEGRAQQPVYFVSRALQGAELRYNKLEKLALALLTSSRRLKQYFQSHQIVVRTDQGIRQVLQKPDLAGRMMTWSIELSQYDIQYEPRQAIKAQAMADFLVEVAGDPVEDTNTRWKLHVDGASNQTFGGAGVTLESPAGVVYEQSIKFDFPVSNNQAEYEALIRGLTLAAEVGKYLEKVKDLSRKFEEVTIQHVPREKNTRADLLSKLASTKPGEGNRSLIQGKLKEPAVTLHLSKLSPSWLDPIIDFLESSKLPDDEKDAKKLRREGARYAIIQGQLFRKGFNHPLLKCLHPDQTDYVLREVHEGCCGHHIRGKALARKLIRAGYYWPSMMADSKEFVKKCAKCQENANFHRAPASELNLLTASRPFSQWGVDLLGPFPVGPGQVKKFMWRQVITRFGIPEVVISDNGTQFTDKKFTEFLTGLGIKQRFSSVEHLQTNGQVESANKVILQGLKKRLDSKKGAWADELASVLWSYRTTEQSSTKETPFRLTYGSDAVIPVEIGEPSPRLLLKGVDEAVEKDLIEETREMAHLAEATLKQRMALRYNAKALKRMFEENDLVLRRNDIGPSTSGEGKLTANWEGPYRVKEVVGRGGRGAYKLERLNGKEVPRTWNADNLRRFYS; encoded by the exons ATGGAGGCTGGAAAGTTCCTCGGATTCATGATAACCCAAAGAGGGGTAGAAGCCAACCCGGAGAAGTGCCAAGCGATACTCCAAATGAAGAGCCCAGGCAGTATCAAGGAAGTCCAAAGGTTGGCAGGTCGGCTGGCTTCATTGTCACGTTTTCTCGGAGCATCGGCAACAAAGGCCCTACCGTTCTTCAATCTCATGAAGAGAGGAATAGCGTTCGAATGGACACCCGCATGCGAGGAAGCCTTTCAACACTTTAAAGAAATCCTGGCGACACCACCTGTCCTCGGGAAGCCAAAAGAAGGGGAGCCATTATACCTGTACCTCGCCATAACAGGAGAAACCTTGGCCTCAGTTTTGGTACGAGAAGAAGGAAGGGCACAACAACCAGTCTATTTTGTCAGCAGGGCCTTACAAGGGGCAGAGTTGAGATATAACAAATTGGAGAAGTTAGCTCTGGCACTCCTGACCTCTTCGAGGAGATTAAAGCAATACTTCCAAAGCCACCAGATCGTCGTAAGAACGGATCAGGGGATCCGGCAAGTGCTCCAAAAACCCGACTTGGCGGGGAGAATGATGACCTGGTCGATTGAACTCTCTCAATACGACATACAATATGAACCCCGGCAAGCCATCAAAGCGCAGGCCATGGCAGATTTTCTAGTGGAAGTAGCGGGGGATCCAGTCGAAGACACGAACACACGGTGGAAACTCCATGTAGACGGAGCCTCCAACCAGACGTTCGGGGGTGCCGGGGTTACCCTGGAAAGCCCGGCTGGAGTCGTATACGAACAATCAATTAAGTTCGATTTTCCCGTTTCAAACAACCAAGCAGAGTATGAAGCCCTCATAAGAGGCTTAACCCTAGCAGCAGAAGTCGGG AAATACTTGGAAAAAGTCAAGGACTTGAGCCGAAAGTTTGAAGAAGTCACGATCCAGCACGTCCCGAGAGAAAAGAACACACGGGCAGATCTCTTGTCAAAGTTGGCTAGCACCAAACCGGGAGAGGGTAACCGGTCTCTAATCCAAGGAAAGTTGAAAGAGCCGGCAGTCACATTACACCTCTCGAAGCTAAGCCCCTCCTGGTTGGATCCCATTATCGACTTCTTAGAAAGCAGCAAGCTCCCCGACGACGAAAAAGATGCCAAAAAGCTAAGAAGGGAAGGCGCCAGATACGCCATCATCCAGGGTCAGCTTTTCAGGAAGGGATTCAATCATCCCCTACTGAAGTGTTTACACCCCGACCAGACGGACTACGTCCTCAGAGAAGTCCATGAAGGATGCTGCGGCCACCATATAAGAGGCAAAGCCTTAGCGAGGAAGCTAATCCGAGCTGGATATTACTGGCCATCGATGATGGCTGACTCCAAGGAGTTCGTTAAGAAGTGTGCCAAGTGCCAAGAAAATGCCAACTTCCATCGTGCACCCGCCTCCGAGCTCAACTTGCTAACGGCGTCTCGACCATTCTCGCAGTGGGGAGTCGACCTCCTAGGACCTTTTCCCGTCGGCCCGGGACAAGTCAA GAAATTCATGTGGAGACAAGTCATAACACGATTTGGTATCCCGGAGGTCGTCATCTCGGACAATGGGACACAGTTCACCGACAAAaagttcacagaattcctcACCGGCCTGGGCATAAAGCAGAGATTCTCCTCGGTAGAGCACCTACAGACAAACGGGCAGGTCGAATCCGCAAATAAGGTCATCCTGCAAGGGCTCAAGAAGAGGCTGGATAGCAAGAAAGGTGCTTGGGCCGACGAGCTAGCCTCGGTCCTATGGTCCTACCGAACAACCGAACAATCCTCCACTAAAGAGACACCCTTCCGACTAACCTACGGGTCAGATGCAGTGATACCCGTAGAGATCGGAGAGCCGAGTCCACGATTACTCCTGAAGGGAGTAGACGAAGCCGTCGAGAAAGATCTGATAGAAGAAACCAGGGAAATGGCCCATCTGGCAGAAGCAACGCTAAAACAAAGAATGGCCTTACGCTACAACGCCAAAGCACTCAAAAGGATGTTCGAAGAAAACGACCTCGTTCTGAGGCGTAACGACATCGGCCCGTCCACCTCGGGAGAAGGCAAACTTACGGCGAACTGGGAAGGACCATATCGAGTCAAGGAGGTAGTCGGGAGAGGCGGAAGAGGAGCATACAAACTAGAAAGACTCAATGGCAAGGAGGTCCCGAGGACATGGAATGCGGATAACTTAAGGAGGTTTTATTCATAA